Genomic DNA from Corynebacterium kroppenstedtii:
CCAGACCCTTGCCATAATGGCAATAGTGGTGTTACGATGAACTCATGAACCATTCAGATTGGGTAGAACAAATCTCAGATGGCGACGCGATCAATGCGATCGCTACCAAAGCTGGAATCGTCCACCGGACCTTCGCGAGGCAAGTAGAACGAAGCCGTATTAGTGCTGAGAATGTGATCGCCATAGCCATCGCCTACGGGCATCACCCAATCGGAGCGCTCGTCGACACTGGCTACCTCGACGAAAAATGGGCCACACAAGTAGACCCCGCCCGGGCACTACGTGCTGTCACCGAAGATGAACTCGCAGACGAAGTGTTACGCCGCATGAAAATTGGCGTGAAACGTAATGGCCCCCTCGACACACCCGTCGATGAGCTCGCGCAGCGTCGTCATGTCACACCCCCCGCCTATAGTGACACCCCACACGATGATGAGGACCGCCCCTACGTCGCCGATAGCTCCCCCATCGAGCCAGAACCAGGAGATGATGACTATTCAGACGGCCCCTAACCTCGAAATGCTCGCCGCAACCCACGGCATCACCATCACCACTCACACCGGAGGCGAGAAAGGCCGATGGTGGAGCACTACCCGAACAATCTCAATCCGCCGTGACCTCGGATGGATCAACGCCCGCTGCACACTCGCCCACGAACTCGGCCACGCCCTCAACAACCACGACAGCACCGCCACCGGATGGCTACACACCCGACAAGAGGGGGAAGCAGACGCATGGGCAGCTAACGTTTTGATCAACCCCACCGAATACAAAAACGCAGAGCTCATCTACGGCCCCCACCCAGGGGCCATCGCCCAAGAACTCGGCGTCACCAACCACCTAGTCGCCGTATGGCGCAATACCCACCGGCCGGCCACACCCGTGAACTAGATCCAGACAAATGTAAACAACTTTTACAACACCCAGGTCAAGACCGATCAACGAACCACTACAACCTCGACATGATCCTCGCCGCTCTGGGATGCAAACCAGGTCAAAACCTGGCACGCCAACCGAATATACGTGACATGTTTACATAAAGCCGGATTGATACGGGCACCCTACTTATGTACTATATTGTCCCGAAAACTGATAGCCGGTTTTCCCACATGCCCCTCGTCCCTGCGGGGGGCATTCTTCATTATCAACAGCATCACCAGCCGACGGCGGACCACTACAAGACACCTCTGAACGGCAAACACCTCATAGTGACACAACCCACAGACACCCCACTACCTCACTTCAACCCACTTTTGCTACGATTAAACCCGTCGTCGTCCGTTAGTTCCCCATCGTGCGAACAAGCGAACTCATTCATCTGTTCCTCCTCAGAACAGTCTCCCCTCGCCCCCGCGAGGGGAATCATCCTTCTTACGGGCACTCCACCCCACACAGTGTTACCCCGGGACCGTATAACCCGGCAATCATCAGCTGAGGGTTCACACATAGAAAACGCCCCGTCTACCCATGAACCAAAAGCAGACGGGGCAACATTATCCA
This window encodes:
- a CDS encoding ImmA/IrrE family metallo-endopeptidase, which gives rise to MMTIQTAPNLEMLAATHGITITTHTGGEKGRWWSTTRTISIRRDLGWINARCTLAHELGHALNNHDSTATGWLHTRQEGEADAWAANVLINPTEYKNAELIYGPHPGAIAQELGVTNHLVAVWRNTHRPATPVN